One window from the genome of Mucilaginibacter ginsenosidivorans encodes:
- a CDS encoding Hsp20/alpha crystallin family protein: MTLVKLNPEKKNNVLLPGFNDIFESFFNDSFISDRMVTRVPAANISETPDHFHVELAAPGLKKEDFKLNLDKNMLSISVEQRSENNDDQKNYSKREYSYNSFVRSFTLPETADDNSIEAEYADGILKINIAKKEEAKSVRRQIEVK, from the coding sequence ATGACATTGGTTAAATTAAATCCGGAAAAAAAGAACAATGTATTATTGCCAGGCTTTAATGACATTTTCGAATCATTTTTTAACGATTCCTTTATTTCAGATCGCATGGTAACCCGTGTGCCTGCTGCCAACATTAGCGAAACGCCTGATCATTTTCATGTTGAACTAGCTGCGCCCGGCCTGAAGAAAGAAGATTTCAAACTGAATCTCGACAAAAACATGTTGAGCATATCAGTTGAGCAACGCTCTGAAAACAATGACGATCAGAAAAATTACAGTAAACGTGAATACAGTTATAACTCATTTGTGAGATCGTTTACTTTGCCGGAAACTGCCGATGATAACAGCATTGAAGCGGAATATGCCGACGGTATATTGAAAATAAACATTGCGAAGAAAGAAGAAGCTAAATCTGTTCGCAGGCAAATAGAAGTTAAATAA
- the tilS gene encoding tRNA lysidine(34) synthetase TilS gives MLPTERFREFIVKNDLFGHHHKILAAVSGGKDSVLMAHLLKAAGFDFGIAHCHFQLRGQEALADKAFVSSLASELNVPVHNIDFDTKKYAADEKVSIQMAARELRYQWFQQISRQYGYDFIALAHHQNDAIETILLNLTRGTGIAGLHGILPKNENLIRPLLFLSREEIDQVIQNNKLTYREDSSNSSNKYARNKIRLEVIPKLKELNPALEETFERNLGHFRELEILLGQKIGELKKELFTGHDGDIRIPVQQVKKLNPQKLLLYGLLSEFGFNESTIGDIISSLDKHPGRIFESPGFILLLDRTELVVSKKDAEPALITIDKAQHEAHYGNYRISILHDDSPLIVKDNPMAVSIDADLLIYPLTVRSWQQSDHFYPLGMKTRKKLSDFFIGLKIPLHQKKHVPLLVNGNGEIAWIGGLRPDNRYKVSMKTKKVTIFELYKL, from the coding sequence ATGCTGCCGACCGAACGTTTCAGGGAATTTATCGTCAAGAATGATCTTTTCGGGCATCATCATAAAATATTAGCAGCTGTAAGCGGCGGCAAAGACTCTGTCCTGATGGCGCACCTGCTTAAAGCAGCCGGTTTTGATTTCGGTATAGCACACTGCCATTTTCAATTACGCGGCCAAGAAGCGTTGGCCGACAAAGCCTTTGTCAGCAGCCTCGCATCGGAATTGAATGTACCGGTTCACAATATTGATTTTGACACCAAAAAATATGCCGCCGATGAAAAGGTATCTATACAGATGGCGGCGCGCGAGCTAAGGTATCAATGGTTTCAGCAGATCAGTCGGCAATACGGCTACGATTTTATCGCGCTTGCGCACCACCAAAACGATGCTATCGAAACAATATTGCTCAACCTTACACGCGGCACCGGCATTGCCGGCCTGCATGGCATACTGCCTAAAAATGAAAATCTGATACGTCCGCTGCTGTTTTTAAGCCGGGAAGAAATCGACCAGGTCATCCAAAATAATAAACTTACTTATAGGGAAGACAGTTCAAATTCTTCCAATAAATATGCCCGCAATAAGATCAGGCTGGAGGTTATCCCGAAATTAAAAGAATTGAATCCCGCGCTTGAAGAAACCTTTGAGCGCAACCTCGGACACTTTCGCGAACTGGAAATACTGCTCGGTCAAAAGATCGGTGAATTAAAAAAGGAACTATTTACCGGGCATGACGGTGATATCCGTATCCCCGTTCAACAGGTAAAAAAACTAAATCCGCAAAAACTGTTGCTGTACGGACTTTTGAGTGAATTCGGCTTTAACGAATCCACCATAGGCGACATCATTTCGTCCCTCGATAAACACCCGGGGAGGATATTTGAATCACCGGGTTTTATTTTGTTGCTCGACCGGACCGAACTGGTCGTATCGAAAAAAGATGCCGAACCAGCACTTATAACAATTGATAAGGCTCAGCACGAGGCACATTACGGTAATTACCGGATCAGCATTTTACATGACGACTCACCGCTGATCGTCAAAGACAACCCGATGGCGGTTTCGATAGATGCGGATCTGCTCATCTATCCGTTAACGGTAAGGAGCTGGCAGCAAAGCGACCATTTTTATCCGCTTGGTATGAAAACCAGGAAAAAGCTGAGCGATTTTTTTATCGGGCTGAAAATTCCGCTGCACCAGAAAAAACACGTGCCACTACTGGTAAACGGCAATGGCGAAATAGCCTGGATCGGTGGCCTTCGTCCCGACAACAGGTATAAAGTGAGTATGAAGACCAAAAAAGTTACTATCTTCGAACTGTATAAATTATGA
- a CDS encoding OstA-like protein, with protein sequence MIKYILTFFMLTAVLTVSAQQKSVINLIKSSSVQGAKVNGVDVLKVYDATFQQDNSTLQSDSAYFHQRENTFDAFGHVLITQGDTMHIYSDKLNYNGNTKIAILTDNVRMIDKDATLTTNYLTYNTATKYGTYTGGGKLVNKDNVLTSKNGYYFAQTRDSYFRYDVRLVTPDALTLTDTMKYNSGSKIAYFYGPTNIYGKKKGKDNDTLYTENGSYDTNTEQAFFGKKNLYKQGTKTLTGDSLFYDRKKGFGKAIDHIIFNDTEQKMQLRGDLANYYKAEERTVVTKNAYAVIVTEQKDTSKTDSLANKRVATPDDDKNGMTDSVKKEKQKISAPPNTMPVNVAPKSKVDEKTISIKNSKQAKGDTSAVRSNKKGKPLTLSKLPVDTSIRKKDTTRMKHDSIYMTADTLETRVITWKDLKSIQEKERLSHIKDTTAKKDTASNKPPSIVYKVPVKHIDLSPPRLIPDSSYLHRHYFDNYKFDTVKRENIAITGKKKQKRDKNKPATDNTEPKKVASAKDAPDKGASDTEAPGKTPPPVAEKKLSKRDSLKKARIDSVYLVRPVKLDDTARVRILSAFHHVKMFKSDLQGKSDSAFYASSDSTIRLYINPIVWMQGSQLSADTINLQMRDKKLNNMELYPNAFVVNIEKGDSVHYNQMAGKKMRGFFKDDKLESLYVSGNAETIYFSRDSGKVANMQRSLSSRIRVNFKDSKVTTLLFMDKPEHRYGPLDKFSEEDKLLKGFIWKPKERPVSKESIIPSLNKNATVKNDKTKSDAKTRAGTKASPSKKPPGKDQVPVKAGKDTSSVKPGALPVIKQLKDSLQKQLPDTIKKSNDTSATRRKDTSAVRKAATKTDQ encoded by the coding sequence GTGATCAAGTACATATTAACCTTTTTTATGTTGACGGCGGTATTGACCGTTTCGGCCCAGCAAAAATCGGTGATCAATTTGATAAAATCGTCCAGTGTGCAGGGCGCTAAAGTGAACGGCGTTGACGTGCTGAAAGTGTACGATGCCACCTTTCAGCAGGATAATTCCACGTTGCAGTCGGACAGCGCGTATTTTCATCAGCGGGAAAACACGTTCGATGCGTTCGGTCATGTGCTGATCACGCAGGGCGATACGATGCATATCTATTCGGACAAACTGAACTATAACGGGAACACAAAAATTGCCATCCTGACCGATAATGTAAGAATGATCGATAAGGACGCCACGCTTACCACCAATTACCTGACCTACAATACAGCTACCAAATACGGAACATACACCGGTGGTGGCAAGCTGGTGAACAAGGACAACGTACTGACCAGTAAAAACGGGTATTATTTCGCCCAAACGCGCGATTCGTATTTCCGGTATGATGTCAGGCTGGTAACCCCTGACGCCTTAACGCTGACGGATACGATGAAATATAATTCAGGCTCGAAGATCGCTTATTTCTATGGGCCTACGAATATCTACGGCAAAAAGAAAGGCAAGGATAATGATACCCTTTATACCGAGAACGGATCGTACGACACCAATACCGAACAAGCCTTTTTTGGTAAGAAGAACCTTTACAAGCAAGGAACCAAGACACTGACCGGCGACAGTTTGTTCTACGACCGCAAGAAAGGTTTCGGCAAGGCCATTGATCACATTATTTTTAATGATACCGAGCAAAAAATGCAGCTGCGCGGCGACCTGGCCAATTATTACAAAGCGGAAGAGCGCACTGTTGTGACGAAAAATGCCTATGCCGTAATTGTGACCGAGCAGAAGGATACCTCAAAAACCGACTCATTGGCAAATAAACGGGTAGCTACTCCGGATGACGATAAAAACGGTATGACAGATTCCGTCAAAAAAGAGAAGCAGAAGATATCGGCCCCACCGAACACAATGCCTGTAAACGTAGCGCCTAAAAGTAAGGTTGACGAAAAGACGATTTCAATAAAGAATAGTAAACAGGCTAAGGGGGATACGTCCGCAGTAAGATCAAATAAAAAAGGCAAGCCGCTAACACTCTCGAAATTACCGGTGGATACCTCTATCCGTAAAAAGGATACCACCAGGATGAAGCACGATTCCATATACATGACCGCCGATACACTGGAAACGAGGGTGATAACATGGAAGGACCTGAAGAGTATACAGGAAAAAGAAAGGCTTTCGCATATCAAAGATACAACAGCAAAAAAGGACACAGCAAGCAACAAGCCCCCCTCTATAGTCTACAAAGTTCCGGTAAAGCATATCGATCTTTCGCCGCCGCGACTGATACCCGACAGTTCATACTTGCACCGGCACTATTTTGACAATTACAAATTTGACACGGTAAAGCGCGAAAACATTGCTATTACAGGCAAAAAGAAGCAAAAAAGGGACAAAAATAAACCGGCTACAGACAACACTGAACCAAAAAAAGTAGCGTCCGCGAAAGATGCACCGGATAAAGGGGCATCTGATACAGAGGCGCCCGGTAAAACCCCGCCTCCGGTGGCAGAGAAAAAGCTGAGCAAGCGTGATAGTTTGAAAAAGGCGAGGATCGACTCGGTTTACCTGGTGCGCCCGGTTAAACTGGACGACACGGCCCGGGTGAGGATATTAAGCGCCTTTCATCATGTAAAGATGTTCAAGTCGGACCTGCAGGGAAAATCCGACTCCGCATTTTATGCCAGTAGCGACTCGACCATAAGGTTGTATATCAACCCGATCGTATGGATGCAAGGATCGCAGCTATCAGCTGATACGATCAATCTGCAGATGAGGGATAAAAAGCTCAATAATATGGAGCTTTACCCTAACGCCTTTGTGGTGAATATTGAAAAAGGTGATTCGGTACACTACAACCAGATGGCCGGGAAAAAAATGCGCGGATTTTTTAAAGATGATAAGCTGGAGAGTTTATACGTTTCGGGCAATGCCGAAACGATCTATTTTTCGCGCGATAGCGGCAAGGTAGCCAACATGCAGCGATCTCTCAGCAGCAGGATACGTGTTAATTTTAAGGACAGCAAGGTAACTACGCTGCTATTTATGGACAAGCCCGAACACCGCTACGGGCCGCTGGATAAATTCAGTGAGGAAGATAAACTGCTGAAGGGCTTCATCTGGAAACCCAAAGAGCGGCCCGTCTCGAAAGAGTCCATTATCCCCTCGCTGAACAAAAATGCGACGGTAAAGAACGATAAGACAAAGTCTGACGCAAAGACCAGGGCGGGAACGAAGGCATCGCCCTCAAAAAAGCCGCCTGGAAAAGATCAAGTGCCGGTGAAGGCAGGGAAAGATACCAGTTCGGTGAAACCGGGCGCATTGCCGGTTATAAAGCAGCTTAAAGATAGTTTGCAGAAACAATTGCCCGACACCATTAAAAAATCTAACGATACATCAGCTACCCGCAGGAAAGATACGTCCGCGGTCAGGAAGGCGGCTACAAAGACGGACCAGTAG
- a CDS encoding non-canonical purine NTP diphosphatase, producing MPVKLVFATNNRHKLEEVSAKLNGAIELVALHDIGCDEDIEETGATFYENASIKSHYVYKNYRLNCFGDDSGLEVEALNGEPGVYSARYAGEHGNHDANIKKVLEKLAGTGNRRARFISVISLMWNGTEHFFEGTVEGTIRHGRRGTGGFGYDPIFQPYGFDITFAEMTLEEKNKLSHRARAVEKLVQFLTEQATGPSL from the coding sequence ATGCCTGTGAAACTTGTATTTGCCACCAACAACAGGCACAAGCTGGAAGAGGTGTCCGCCAAACTGAATGGCGCTATCGAACTGGTAGCACTGCATGATATCGGTTGCGATGAGGATATTGAAGAAACCGGCGCCACTTTTTATGAGAATGCGTCGATCAAGAGCCATTACGTTTATAAAAACTACCGGCTGAATTGCTTCGGCGACGACAGCGGCCTGGAAGTAGAAGCGCTGAACGGAGAACCCGGAGTATACTCGGCCCGCTATGCCGGCGAGCACGGGAACCATGACGCTAACATCAAAAAAGTGCTTGAAAAGCTTGCGGGCACAGGAAACCGGCGGGCGCGTTTTATCAGTGTCATTTCGCTGATGTGGAACGGGACCGAACATTTTTTTGAAGGTACGGTTGAAGGTACCATCAGGCATGGGAGAAGAGGAACAGGCGGATTTGGTTACGACCCTATTTTTCAGCCGTACGGCTTTGATATAACCTTCGCTGAGATGACCCTTGAGGAAAAGAATAAACTGAGCCACCGGGCCCGCGCAGTTGAAAAGCTGGTGCAGTTTTTAACTGAACAGGCTACTGGTCCGTCTTTGTAG
- a CDS encoding peptidylprolyl isomerase produces MRKIGIAFLLSIVFTASFAQAQPVRNLDKIVAVVGSSIVLKSDVELRYANYLASGGQPNDKVRCEIVQSFITQKLLAQQAVIDSVTVKDDEVDNEVDRRMRGMISRAGGQDRLEQFLGRSVIQYKDEIRDDIKENMVATRMRSKITEKINVTPLDVENYFKKLAKDSLPTFNKEVEVGEIVFQPKMDKEEKEPYRQKAEELLARVKKGEDFGNLARIYSNDTGSAPDGGDLGFADRNTFVKEFAAWAFRLKAGEMSPVFETEYGFHFLQVIERRGEQVHVRHILIMPSVTEASIERAKKRADSVYLLLTKNKNADFSAVASYYSDDKETKYNGGMMLNAENVETRTTYIPTDKLDPQVALTIDTMKVGEVSQPQLFTEQSGKKVYKILYLKSATDAHKANLKQDFPKIKAAALDDKTNRVISEWFEKRRKETFVKIDPEFEVCPELKGWANVPMSAQSTKTP; encoded by the coding sequence ATGAGAAAGATCGGGATAGCCTTTTTATTAAGTATAGTTTTTACTGCGTCGTTTGCGCAGGCACAGCCGGTGCGAAACCTGGATAAAATAGTGGCGGTGGTAGGCAGCAGTATCGTGCTGAAGTCGGACGTCGAATTGCGTTACGCCAACTACCTGGCATCAGGGGGGCAGCCAAATGACAAGGTAAGGTGCGAGATAGTGCAAAGTTTTATTACACAGAAACTGCTCGCTCAGCAGGCGGTCATCGACAGCGTTACGGTGAAGGATGATGAGGTGGACAACGAAGTTGACCGCAGGATGCGTGGTATGATAAGCAGGGCCGGCGGGCAGGACAGGCTCGAACAGTTCCTGGGCCGGTCGGTGATCCAGTATAAAGATGAGATACGCGACGACATTAAGGAAAATATGGTGGCCACCAGGATGCGGAGCAAGATAACGGAGAAAATAAACGTAACTCCACTTGACGTTGAGAACTATTTTAAAAAACTGGCAAAGGATAGCCTGCCAACCTTTAACAAGGAAGTAGAAGTTGGTGAGATCGTTTTTCAGCCTAAAATGGATAAGGAAGAGAAGGAACCTTACCGGCAGAAAGCCGAAGAATTGCTTGCCCGTGTAAAAAAGGGAGAAGACTTTGGTAACCTGGCACGCATTTATTCGAACGATACCGGATCGGCCCCTGATGGCGGCGACCTTGGTTTTGCTGACCGTAACACCTTTGTAAAAGAATTTGCGGCCTGGGCATTCAGATTGAAGGCAGGCGAAATGTCCCCTGTTTTTGAAACGGAATATGGCTTCCACTTTTTGCAGGTTATCGAGCGCCGCGGCGAACAGGTGCATGTACGCCATATCCTGATCATGCCTTCGGTTACCGAGGCCAGTATTGAACGCGCAAAGAAAAGAGCAGATAGTGTTTATCTGTTGCTTACCAAAAACAAAAACGCTGATTTTTCGGCTGTCGCTTCTTATTATTCCGATGATAAGGAAACAAAATACAACGGCGGTATGATGCTTAATGCCGAGAACGTTGAAACACGCACCACGTACATTCCTACCGACAAACTCGACCCGCAGGTAGCTTTGACCATTGATACAATGAAGGTAGGCGAAGTTTCGCAACCGCAGCTTTTTACAGAACAATCCGGCAAAAAAGTATATAAGATACTTTATTTAAAATCGGCGACGGACGCTCACAAAGCAAACCTGAAGCAGGATTTTCCAAAGATCAAAGCCGCAGCGCTTGACGATAAAACCAACCGGGTTATCAGCGAATGGTTCGAAAAACGCAGGAAAGAAACATTTGTCAAGATCGATCCTGAATTTGAAGTATGCCCTGAATTAAAAGGCTGGGCCAATGTCCCCATGTCGGCACAATCCACTAAAACTCCCTGA
- a CDS encoding AAA family ATPase, translated as MQHRTDVEAADALKDAHKRIISEIGKVIIGQDEVIKSVLISIFSNGHCLLVGVPGLAKTLLVQTVAQILDLDFSRIQFTPDLMPSDIIGSEILGEDRSFKFISGPVFANIILADEINRTPPKTQAALLEAMQEKAVTVAGVTHKLAQPFFVLATQNPIEQEGTYPLPEAQLDRFMFNVSLDYPSFKEELQIVKNTTSSSNIQVDKVLNAEEIIYFQHLVRNIPVPDNVLEYAVKLVSKTRPNGGTAPAEIKRLLNWGAGPRASQFLVLGAKCHAVISGKYSPDIEDVQAIAKPVLRHRIIRSYHAEAEGLSADDIIQKLL; from the coding sequence ATGCAACACCGGACAGATGTGGAAGCTGCTGATGCGCTGAAGGATGCCCATAAGCGTATAATCTCTGAAATTGGCAAAGTTATCATAGGCCAGGATGAGGTTATCAAATCTGTACTGATCTCCATCTTCAGTAACGGGCATTGCCTGTTGGTTGGCGTGCCGGGGTTAGCCAAAACGCTGTTGGTTCAAACAGTAGCGCAAATACTCGACCTGGATTTTAGCCGTATACAATTTACGCCCGACCTGATGCCTTCGGATATCATCGGGTCAGAAATTTTAGGCGAGGACCGGAGCTTTAAGTTTATTTCGGGTCCTGTATTTGCTAACATCATCCTGGCTGATGAAATAAACAGAACACCGCCCAAAACCCAGGCTGCCTTGCTCGAGGCCATGCAGGAAAAAGCAGTAACCGTAGCGGGGGTAACGCATAAACTGGCGCAGCCATTTTTCGTGCTTGCCACACAAAACCCGATCGAACAGGAAGGCACATATCCCTTACCCGAAGCGCAGCTCGATCGCTTTATGTTCAATGTGTCGCTCGACTATCCGTCGTTCAAAGAAGAACTGCAGATCGTAAAAAATACCACCAGCAGTTCAAACATACAGGTAGATAAAGTGCTGAATGCAGAAGAGATCATTTATTTTCAGCACCTGGTAAGGAACATTCCGGTTCCGGATAACGTTCTTGAATATGCGGTAAAGCTGGTATCTAAAACCCGCCCGAACGGCGGCACCGCCCCTGCCGAAATAAAACGCCTGCTCAACTGGGGCGCTGGTCCGCGTGCCTCGCAATTCCTGGTCCTTGGCGCCAAATGCCATGCAGTTATCAGTGGAAAATATTCGCCGGATATTGAAGATGTACAGGCCATCGCAAAGCCAGTGTTAAGACATCGCATCATCCGCAGCTATCACGCCGAAGCAGAAGGTTTGTCAGCCGACGATATTATTCAGAAGTTGTTGTGA
- the cysS gene encoding cysteine--tRNA ligase, whose product MEQNLFVYNTLTRKKEEFKPINPPHVGMYVCGPTVYSNAHLGNSRTYISFDLIFRYLTHLGYKVRYVRNITDAGHLEGDAGDEGEDKIEKKAKLAQVEPMEIVQKYTVDFRDVMRTLNILPPSIEPTATGHIIEQIELVKLILQNGYAYEVNGSIYFDVEKYNKTQDYGILNGRKLEDLINNTRDLGGQDEKRGKLDFALWIKAKPEHLMKWPSPWSVGFPGWHLECSAMSNKYLGKQFDIHGGGIDLMPTHHTNEIAQSMAACHTNPARYWVHTNMLTINGQKMSKSLGNSILPHELFSGDNSILSKGYSPMTVRFFMLQAHYRSTLDISNDAMEASEKGFKRLMNSFALLDSLVASSNGEVEIAPLIQRCYDAMNDDFNSPVLIAELFEASRIINSVKDGKLKIDTQNLALLKQLMNTFVLDVLGLKDEQAANDDLPNVLNMIVGIRNEAKTNKDYATSDKIRNGLQDIGFQLKDGKDGTTWSKI is encoded by the coding sequence ATGGAACAAAATCTATTTGTTTACAATACTTTAACCCGTAAAAAAGAGGAATTTAAACCGATAAACCCGCCCCATGTGGGCATGTATGTTTGCGGTCCTACTGTTTACAGCAACGCCCATTTGGGCAACTCGCGTACCTATATTTCTTTCGACCTCATTTTCCGTTATCTTACCCATTTAGGATACAAAGTGCGTTATGTACGCAATATAACCGATGCCGGGCACCTGGAGGGCGACGCAGGTGATGAGGGAGAAGATAAAATTGAAAAAAAAGCAAAACTGGCCCAGGTAGAGCCCATGGAGATCGTGCAGAAATATACGGTCGATTTCCGCGATGTGATGCGCACCCTGAACATTTTGCCCCCGAGCATCGAACCCACCGCTACCGGCCATATCATTGAGCAAATAGAGCTGGTAAAGCTTATCCTGCAAAACGGGTACGCCTACGAGGTAAACGGATCCATTTATTTCGACGTTGAAAAATACAATAAAACGCAGGACTACGGCATACTGAACGGCCGCAAACTTGAGGACCTGATCAACAACACGCGGGACCTTGGCGGCCAGGACGAAAAGCGTGGCAAGCTCGACTTTGCCCTTTGGATAAAAGCCAAGCCCGAACACCTGATGAAATGGCCATCGCCCTGGAGCGTAGGTTTCCCCGGGTGGCATTTGGAATGCTCGGCAATGAGCAACAAGTACCTGGGCAAGCAATTTGATATTCATGGCGGCGGTATCGACCTGATGCCGACGCACCATACCAACGAGATAGCGCAAAGCATGGCGGCCTGCCATACTAACCCAGCCAGGTATTGGGTGCATACCAATATGCTTACCATTAACGGGCAAAAGATGTCGAAATCCCTTGGCAACAGCATTTTGCCGCACGAGTTGTTTTCGGGCGATAATTCGATACTGAGTAAAGGGTACAGCCCTATGACGGTACGCTTCTTTATGCTTCAGGCCCATTACCGCAGTACGCTTGATATCAGCAACGATGCGATGGAAGCATCCGAAAAAGGCTTTAAGCGCCTGATGAATTCGTTTGCTTTGCTGGATAGCCTTGTAGCTTCGTCAAACGGCGAGGTGGAAATAGCTCCCTTAATTCAGCGTTGCTACGATGCGATGAACGATGATTTCAACAGCCCGGTGCTTATCGCTGAACTGTTCGAAGCCTCTCGCATCATCAATTCGGTAAAGGATGGCAAATTGAAGATCGACACGCAAAACCTGGCGCTGTTAAAACAATTAATGAACACCTTTGTACTGGATGTGCTGGGCTTAAAAGATGAACAGGCCGCTAACGACGACCTGCCGAACGTGCTGAACATGATCGTCGGCATCCGTAACGAGGCAAAGACAAATAAGGATTATGCCACATCCGACAAGATAAGGAATGGCCTGCAGGACATCGGCTTTCAGCTAAAAGACGGGAAAGACGGAACAACCTGGAGTAAAATTTAA